One genomic segment of Gossypium arboreum isolate Shixiya-1 chromosome 3, ASM2569848v2, whole genome shotgun sequence includes these proteins:
- the LOC108475835 gene encoding putative disease resistance protein RGA3 translates to MAEAFVSAVVGEVASKAASVAVEMISLGWGFKDEMQTLGNSLEMIGTFLQDAEGNQKQMNSVKLWLKRLRDVAYEADEVLDEIAYEFLRRKVEIGNRIWRKLRDTPSTVTFQHNMANKVKDILNSLDDLNKIAKDYGLQQLAIDQRIFIPSNVETVSFLDDSNIVGRKNDVSKVVDMLVSPQDDRTVSVVPIVGMAGIGKTTLARLVYHDVDVERRFDVRFWVCVSDDFNVKRILREMLEHDMNYQQTSIPQNLNALTAKLKGKIEQAKRGNEQIKYLLVLDDVWNVEQWDELMWCLEGVNKNRGNKVIVTTRIEDVALKVETLPNQRHQPRKLKDEECWSIIKEKACGDSPISPSLVLIGEEIAKQCHGVPLAAKVIGGTMRRIERSRAAWLKIQKSDVWDSVYSVLRLSFDHLSSPCLKKCFAYCAMFPKDFCFRKEQLIQLWMAEGFLGGSKEMMDTGNKYFHELLSNSLLQDVGKDRCGNILTCKMHDLVHDLALSVSKFETLIFQENSSSGTDEVSHIRHLSIGYDGESLPIILTAIAPKLHSLFSEIDVFKKLSRTFTSLRVLKFSGADILELPASLGELKHLRYMDISKTSIKVLPQSITKLYMLQTLRFMGSKELAIPDGLRNLISLKHIHFDQRSSQPIELRHLISLQTLPMFFVRDNELHLDALGCLNELGGQLKICNLQSVRDKEEARKANLRLKTKLTKVIFEWTNFSNDTSEEVLEGLQPHSGLQSLIIWNYGGEKLPSWMSRPVHGSNIGSLILDNLMELVLDNCINCKSLPPLGQLNSLKFLALRNMDKVKCIGNEFYCDGSNQGQKEVFPALKTFILRRLLNLKEWTATTAAIMFPCLEELFVSNCPLLKSVPLTGRCLSLKKFCIEDCSRLSSIGDGLATSTVLEELTIVKCRGLFSIPNLNGFSALQSVYVSDCGILEIVPIAGICPSLKEFCISKCNRLSKIGEGLSTSICLKELKLSGCAKLSFIPDLEEFSSLRILDISDCHELETIPIRERCSSLEKLHVSSCPKLSKIGDWLSTSTSLEALKLSDCAKLSSIPDLEGFSSLRILDISDCNELETVPIRGRCSSLQKLRISSCPKLSKIGDWLSTSTSLEELKLNDCADLSSIPDLEGFSSLRILDILGCHELETIPIRGRCLSLEKLHVSSCPKLSKIGDWLSTSTSLEELKLSDCANLSSISDLEGFSSLRILDILDCHELETIPIRERCSSLEKLHVSSCPKLSKIGDWLSTSTSLEELKLSGCANLSSIPDLEGFSSLRVLDISDCHELETVPIRGRCLSLEKLHISSCQNIIKIEDWLPTATCLEELKLNNCPNLSSILDLEGFSSLRILDIADCHELEIDWLFTSTNLEELKLSNCPNLSSIPNLEGLSSLRILNISDCQELETVPIRGRCSSLEKLHVSSCPKLSKIGDWLSTSTCLKELKLSNCPDLSSIPKLRGLSSLRSLDISDCQELETVPIRGICSSLEKLHVSSCPKLSKIGDWLSTSTCFKELKLSNCPNLRFIPDLKGVSSLRILYISDCHKLETVPIRGRCVSLEKLLISRCPKLSNIGDGLSTATCLKELKLSHCGNLNSIPVLKGFSSLHNLIISNCNNLEIVRITERNSSLELLEINACENLSQIGDELITFTRLRNLRIVNCPNLRPIPRIHNGSLDSLFELDFTGVGEGLIRLLPDLLQSNACLLKLTLSDLPDLRSIPESMVAKFYVLLTIKKCPTLRSIPNDLLGSLNFLKRLDIGGFSEELEQFPGFDSIQHLSASLKELRLLGWEKLSSLPYQLRHLTALEELEIQRFHGIEALPDWLGNLSSVKCLRIVSCDRLMYLPSEHVMRSLSKLTTFIISACPRLEARCSKESGPEWSKISHISRISIMCKRPLQDLDGYE, encoded by the exons ATGGCTGAAGCTTTCGTTAGTGCTGTTGTGGGAGAAGTGGCGTCAAAAGCGGCGTCAGTTGCGGTTGAGATGATAAGCCTTGGATGGGGCTTCAAGGATGAGATGCAGACGCTTGGTAACTCACTAGAAATGATTGGAACTTTCTTGCAAGATGCAGAGGGAAACCAAAAGCAAATGAACTCAGTGAAGCTTTGGTTGAAGAGGCTCAGAGATGTTGCTTATGAGGCTGATGAGGTCCTGGATGAGATTGCTTATGAGTTTCTCAGAAGGAAAGTGGAGATTGGGAATCGGATATggagaaagctacgagacactcCATCTACTGTCACATTTCAGCACAACATGGCTAATAAAGTTAAGGACATCCTTAATTCCTTGGATGACCTTAACAAAATAGCCAAAGATTATGGTCTCCAACAGTTAGCCATAGATCAAAGAATTTTTATTCCATCAAATGTGGAGACAGTCTCCTTCCTGGATGACTCAAACATTGTTGGAAGGAAAAATGATGTCTCAAAAGTTGTTGACATGTTAGTCAGTCCCCAAGATGATCGAACTGTCTCTGTTGTGCCTATAGTTGGAATGGCGGGTATCGGAAAAACTACTTTAGCAAGGCTAGTTTACCATGATGTGGATGTGGAAAGGCGTTTTGATGTAAGATTTTGGGTGTGTGTCTCGGATGATTTCAATGTGAAAAGAATTTTAAGAGAAATGCTGGAGCATGATATGAATTATCAGCAGACCTCGATACCTCAAAACTTGAATGCTTTAACAGCGAAACTGAAGGGGAAGATTGAGCAGGCCAAAAGGGGAAATGAACAGATCAAATATCTTCTTGTACTTGATGATGTGTGGAATGTTGAACAATGGGATGAACTAATGTGGTGTTTGGAAGGGGTTAATAAGAATCGGGGGAATAAAGTTATTGTAACAACCCGCATTGAAGATGTGGCATTAAAAGTGGAAACACTTCCTAATCAAAGGCATCAGCCTCGAAAATTAAAAGATGAGGAGTGCTGGTCCATAATTAAAGAAAAAGCATGTGGAGACTCCCCAATATCTCCAAGCTTAGTGTTAATTGGCGAGGAAATTGCTAAACAATGTCACGGTGTGCCTTTAGCAGCAAAAGTTATTGGAGGGACAATGCGCAGAATTGAAAGGAGTCGGGCTGCATGGTTGAAAATTCAAAAAAGTGATGTATGGGATTCGGTTTATAGTGTGCTGAGGTTAAGTTTCGATCACTTGTCTTCTCCATGTTTGAAAAAGTGTTTTGCATACTGCGCCATGTTTCCTAAAGATTTTTGCTTTAGAAAGGAGCAATTAATCCAACTCTGGATGGCTGAAGGATTTCTTGGCGGTTCTAAAGAAATGATGGATACTGGGAACAAATATTTCCATGAATTGTTATCAAATTCCTTACTTCAAGATGTGGGGAAGGACAGATGCGGAAATATTTTGACGTGCAAGATGCATGACTTGGTGCATGACCTGGCTTTGTCTGTCTCAAAATTTGAGACTTTGATTTTCCAAGAAAATTCCAGTTCCGGCACAGATGAAGTTTCTCATATTCGGCATCTCAGTATTGGTTATGATGGGGAATCCTTACCAATAATTTTAACAGCTATTGCTCCAAAATTGCACTCTTTGTTCTCAGAGATTGATGTGTTCAAGAAATTGTCAAGAACCTTCACAAGCTTACGAGTCCTAAAATTTTCCGGTGCTGATATTCTTGAGTTGCCTGCTTCCCTCGGCGAATTGAAGCACTTGAGGTATATGGACATCTCGAAGACTTCTATCAAAGTGCTGCCTCAATCCATAACCAAACTTTACATGTTACAAACATTAAGGTTCATGGGTAGTAAGGAGCTCGCAATTCCAGATGGATTGAGAAATTTGATAAGCTTGAAGCACATCCATTTTGACCAGCGAAGTTCTCAACCAATTGAGCTTCGACACCTAATTTCTCTCCAAACATTGCCAATGTTTTTTGTTAGGGATAACGAACTTCATCTTGATGCTCTAGGATGCCTCAACGAACTTGGTGGCCAATTGAAGATATGCAATCTTCAAAGTGTTAGAGACAAGGAAGAGGCTCGCAAAGCAAATTTACGGCTTAAAACAAAATTGACCAAGGTAATATTTGAATGGACAAATTTTAGCAATGATACCAGTGAGGAAGTGCTGGAAGGTCTCCAACCCCACTCAGGTTTGCAAAGCTTAATTATTTGGAATTATGGAGGAGAAAAGCTCCCATCTTGGATGTCAAGACCTGTTCATGGTTCTAATATTGGTTCACTGATTCTTGACAATTTGATGGAGTTGGTATTAGACAATTGCATCAATTGTAAGAGTCTTCCACCATTGGGCCAACTGAACAGCCTCAAATTTCTTGCACTGAGGAATATGGATAAGGTGAAATGCATCGGTAATGAGTTTTATTGCGATGGAAGTAATCAAGGTCAGAAGGAGGTGTTTCCTGCATTAAAAACATTCATCCTACGGCGACTGCTAAATCTGAAAGAATGGACAGCAACGACAGCAGCAATCATGTTTCCTTGCTTAGAAGAGTTGTTTGTTTCTAACTGCCCCTTATTGAAAAGTGTTCCCCTGACGGGACGATGTTTATCTCTTAAAAAGTTCTGTATTGAGGATTGTTCACGATTAAGCAGTATAGGGGATGGACTAGCTACTTCCACGGTTCTTGAGGAGCTAACTATAGTAAAGTGTCGAGGTTTGTTCTCAATTCCAAATTTAAATGGGTTTTCCGCTCTTCAAAGTGTCTATGTTTCTGATTGCGGAATCTTGGAAATTGTTCCAATAGCGGGAATATGTCCATCTCTTAAAGAATTTTGCATTTCTAAGTGCAATAGATTAAGCAAGATTGGAGAGGGGTTGTCTACCTCCATTTGTCTTAAAGAATTAAAGCTAAGTGGTTGTGCTAAATTAAGTTTCATTCCAGATTTGGAAGAATTTTCCTCTCTCCGAATTTTAGATATATCAGACTGCCACGAACTGGAAACTATTCCGATAAGAGAAAGATGTTCATCTCTTGAAAAGCTTCACGTTTCCTCGTGTCCAAAATTAAGCAAGATAGGAGACTGGTTGTCTACCTCCACTAGTCTTGAAGCATTAAAGCTAAGTGATTGTGCTAAGTTAAGTTCCATTCCAGATTTGGAAGGATTTTCCTCTCTCCGAATTTTAGATATATCAGACTGCAACGAACTGGAAACTGTTCCGATAAGAGGAAGATGTTCATCTCTTCAAAAGCTTCGCATTTCCTCGTGTCCAAAATTAAGCAAGATTGGAGACTGGTTGTCTACCTCCACTAGTCTTGAAGAATTAAAGCTAAATGATTGTGCTGATTTAAGTTCCATTCCAGATTTGGAAGGATTTTCCTCTCTCCGAATTTTAGATATATTAGGCTGTCACGAACTGGAAACCATTCCGATAAGAGGAAGATGTTTATCTCTTGAAAAGCTTCACGTTTCCTCGTGTCCAAAATTAAGCAAGATAGGAGACTGGTTGTCTACCTCCACTAGTCTTGAAGAATTAAAGCTAAGTGATTGTGCTAATTTAAGTTCCATTTCAGATTTGGAAGGATTTTCCTCTCTCCGAATTTTAGATATATTAGACTGCCACGAACTGGAAACCATTCCGATAAGAGAAAGATGTTCATCTCTTGAAAAGCTTCACGTTTCCTCGTGTCCAAAATTAAGCAAGATAGGAGACTGGTTGTCTACCTCCACTAGTCTTGAAGAATTAAAGCTAAGTGGTTGTGCTAATTTAAGTTCCATTCCAGATTTGGAAGGATTTTCCTCTCTCCGAGTTTTAGATATATCAGACTGCCACGAACTGGAAACTGTTCCGATAAGAGGAAGATGTTTATCTCTTGAAAAGCTTCACATTTCCTCCTGTCAAAATATCATCAAGATAGAAGACTGGTTGCCTACCGCCACTTGTCTTGAAGAATTGAAGTTAAACAATTGTCCTAATTTGAGTTCCATTCTAGATTTGGAAGGATTTTCCTCTCTTCGAATTTTAGATATAGCAGACTGCCACGAACTGGAAATTGACTGGTTGTTTACCTCCACGAATCTTGAAGAATTAAAGTTAAGCAATTGTCCTAATTTAAGTTCCATTCCAAATTTGGAAGGACTTTCCTCTCTTCGAATTTTAAATATATCAGACTGCCAAGAACTGGAAACTGTTCCGATTAGAGGAAGATGTTCATCTCTTGAAAAGCTTCACGTTTCCTCGTGTCCAAAATTAAGCAAGATAGGAGACTGGTTGTCTACCTCCACTTGTCTTAAAGAATTGAAGTTAAGCAATTGTCCTGATTTAagttccattccaaaattgcgaggACTTTCCTCTCTTCGAAGTTTAGATATATCAGACTGCCAAGAACTGGAAACCGTTCCGATAAGAGGAATATGTTCATCTCTTGAAAAGCTTCACGTTTCCTCGTGTCCAAAATTAAGCAAGATAGGAGACTGGTTGTCTACCTCCACTTGTTTTAAAGAATTGAAGTTAAGCAATTGTCCTAATTTACGTTTCATTCCAGATTTGAAAGGAGTTTCCTCTCTTCGAATTTTATATATATCAGACTGCCACAAACTGGAAACTGTTCCGATAAGAGGAAGATGTGTATCTCTTGAGAAGCTTCTCATTTCCCGGTGTCCTAAATTAAGCAATATAGGAGACGGGTTGTCTACCGCCACTTGCCTCAAGGAGTTAAAGCTATCCCATTGTGGTAACTTAAATTCCATTCCAGTTTTAAAAGGATTTTCCTCtcttcataatttaattatatcAAACTGCAACAATCTGGAAATTGTTCGAATAACAGAAAGGAACTCATCTCTCGAACTGCTTGAAATTAATGCATGTGAAAATTTAAGCCAAATAGGAGATGAACTGATTACCTTCACTCGTCTCAGAAATTTGAGGATAGTGAACTGCCCGAATTTGAGGCCCATTCCAAGAATACATAATGGTTCTCTCGATTCTCTCTTCGAATTAGACTTCACTGGTGTAGGCGAAGGCTTAATTCGTCTGTTACCAGATTTGCTGCAATCCAACGCTTGTCTTCTCAAGCTGACACTATCTGATTTGCCTGATCTAAGATCGATTCCAGAAAGTATGGTGGCCaagttttatgttcttttaacaaTCAAAAAGTGTCCAACATTGAGGAGCATTCCAAATGACCTCCTTGGCAGCCTTAATTTCTTGAAAAGGTTAGATATTGGTGGTTTCTCAGAAGAGCTAGAACAATTCCCAGGTTTTGATTCCATCCAACACCTCAGTGCCTCCCTTAAAGAGTTGCGATTGCTTGGATGGGAAAAGCTAAGTTCTCTTCCTTACCAACTCCGACACCTCACTGCCCTTGAAGAACTGGAGATACAGAGGTTTCACGGCATAGAAGCCTTGCCTGATTGGTTGGGAAACCTCTCCTCTGTAAAGTGTCTGAGAATCGTTTCATGTGATAGGCTCATGTATCTGCCTTCTGAACATGTTATGCGAAGCCTCTCcaaattaacaacatttataatTTCAGCGTGTCCTCGATTAGAGGCAAGATGTTCCAAGGAAAGCGGCCCTGAGTGGTCCAAGATCTCCCACATTAGTAGAATCTCAATTATGTGCAAGCG ACCATTACAGGATTTGGATGGATATGAATGA
- the LOC108474735 gene encoding pentatricopeptide repeat-containing protein At5g04780, mitochondrial-like, giving the protein MMKIRIFNSFQCQKSHLQRSYPSSFHRFQTSATSSRAKKSNPFLSLTQDPNPTSFSVPYYSKLFSKCNASKTLYPGMQIHAHTLKFGSTNDPKSRNFLISLYAKCKLFGYARKLVDESPEPDLVSWSALISGYAQNGFARDAILAFHDMHLLGLKCNEFTFPSVLKACTFTKDLELGRQVHGIVVVNGFESDEYVGNSLVVLYSKCGKFGDSRRLFEDIPERSVVSWNALFSCYVQSDYFGEAVELFREMILSGIRPNEFSLSSMINACTGLEDSGEGRKIHGFLIKLGYDSDPFSKNALVDMYAKIGNLEDAVVVFEEMTKPDIVSWNALIAGCVLNDKHDSALEFFGQMTLSGTHSNMFTLSSALKACAGIGLKELGRQLHCNLIKLNVGSDPFVHVGLIDMYSKSGLMNNARMVFNLMPDKDLIAWNAVISAHSQNGEDMEALLLFPLMHEAGVGFNQTTLSTVLKSIASLQVNYVCKQVHALSAKSGFQSDRYVVNSLIDAYGKCAILEDATRIFRECLIVDLVGFTSMITAYSQSGQGEEALKLYLEMLDRGIEPDPYVCSSLLNASANLSAYEQGKQVHVHVLKHGFMYDNFAGNSLVNMYAKCGSIDDAERAFSSIPERGIVSWSAMIGGLAQHGHGKEALRVFNQMLKYGVSPNQITLVSVLCACNHAGLVTEAQKYFRSMKELFGFEPMQEHYACMIDLLGRAGRLDEAMELVNTMPFQADGSVWGALLGAARIHKNVEIGQRAAEMLLILEPEKSGTHVLLANIYASVGMWNNVAKMRRLMKDCNVKKEPGVSWIEVKDKIYTFIAGDRSHVWSEEIYAKLDELSERLSKAGYIPKVEIDLHDVERDEKEKLLYHHSEKLAVAFGLIATPAGAPIRVKKNLRVCMDCHTAFKFISKIVSREIILRDINRYHHFKDGSCSCGDYW; this is encoded by the coding sequence ATGATGAAAATCCGTATTTTCAATTCCTTCCAATGCCAAAAATCTCATCTCCAACGATCTTACCCTTCTTCTTTTCACCGTTTTCAAACCTCAGCTACTTCAAGCCGCGCCAAAAAATCCAACCCTTTCCTCAGCTTAACCCAAGATCCCAATCCGACGTCATTCTCTGTTCCCTACTACTCTAAACTCTTTTCAAAATGCAATGCCTCCAAGACTCTGTATCCAGGCATGCAAATCCATGCCCATACACTCAAATTTGGTTCAACCAATGACCCCAAAAGTAGGAACTTTTTGATCAGCTTGTATGCAAAATGTAAACTTTTTGGCTATGCCAGGAAACTGGTCGACGAAAGTCCTGAACCAGACTTGGTTTCTTGGTCTGCTTTGATTTCTGGATACGCCCAAAATGGGTTTGCTAGAGATGCCATTTTGGCTTTCCATGATATGCATTTGTTGGGTCTTAAGTGCAACGAGTTCACTTTTCCTAGCGTTCTAAAAGCTTGTACTTTTACAAAGGATTTGGAGTTAGGGAGGCAGGTTCATGGAATTGTGGTGGTTAACGGGTTCGAGTCTGATGAATATGTAGGTAACAGTTTGGTTGTCTTGTACTCAAAATGCGGGAAATTTGGTGATTCGAGGAGGCTCTTTGAGGATATACCTGAAAGGAGTGTTGTTTCATGGAATGCATTGTTTTCTTGTTATGTGCAGAGTGATTACTTTGGTGAAGCAGTGGAGTTGTTTCGTGAAATGATTTTGAGTGGAATAAGGCCTAATGAATTTAGTTTGTCTAGCATGATAAACGCCTGCACTGGGTTGGAGGATAGTGGTGAAGGAAGGAAAATTCACGGGTTCTTGATAAAGCTAGGTTATGATTCAGATCCTTTCTCGAAGAATGCACTTGTGGACATGTATGCAAAGATAGGGAATCTTGAGGATGCTGTTGTCGTGTTTGAAGAGATGACGAAACCTGATATTGTCTCTTGGAATGCTCTCATTGCTGGTTGCGTTCTTAATGATAAGCATGATTCTGCTTTAGAGTTTTTTGGGCAAATGACATTGTCTGGAACACATTCAAATATGTTTACCTTGTCGAGTGCTCTAAAAGCCTGTGCTGGCATTGGTCTCAAGGAATTGGGCAGACAGTTGCATTGTAACTTGATAAAGCTGAATGTAGGATCAGATCCTTTTGTGCATGTTGGACTTATAGACATGTATTCGAAAAGTGGTTTGATGAATAATGCAAGAATGGTTTTTAATTTGATGCCAGACAAGGACTTGATTGCATGGAATGCTGTTATCTCTGCGCATTCACAAAATGGGGAAGATATGGAAGCTCTATTGCTGTTTCCTTTGATGCATGAGGCAGGAGTTGGATTCAATCAAACAACATTATCGACAGTCCTCAAATCCATCGCCAGCTTGCAGGTGAACTATGTTTGCAAACAGGTTCATGCACTCTCTGCAAAATCAGGATTTCAGTCTGACCGTTATGTTGTAAACAGCCTTATTGATGCATATGGAAAATGTGCCATTCTTGAAGATGCAACAAGAATATTCAGAGAGTGCTTGATTGTAGATCTGGTGGGTTTCACATCTATGATCACAGCTTATTCTCAGTCCGGACAAGGTGAAGAAGCTCTTAAGCTGTATCTAGAAATGCTAGATAGAGGGATAGAGCCGGATCCATATGTTTGTAGTTCACTCCTAAATGCATCTGCAAATCTATCAGCATATGAACAAGGGAAACAAGTGCATGTTCATGTCTTGAAGCATGGATTTATGTATGATAACTTTGCAGGAAATTCTCTCGTGAACATGTATGCCAAATGTGGAAGCATAGATGATGCTGAACGTGCATTCTCTAGTATTCCTGAGAGAGGAATAGTCTCATGGTCTGCAATGATAGGAGGACTAGCTCAACATGGGCATGGGAAAGAAGCACTACGGGTTTTTAATCAAATGCTCAAATATGGTGTTTCTCCTAATCAGATAACTTTGGTCAGTGTCCTTTGTGCTTGTAACCATGCTGGTTTGGTTACTGAAGCCCAAAAATACTTCAGATCAATGAAGGAGTTGTTTGGATTTGAGCCTATGCAAGAGCATTATGCTTGCATGATTGACCTACTTGGTCGAGCCGGGAGATTAGATGAGGCAATGGAACTTGTAAATACCATGCCTTTCCAAGCGGATGGCTCAGTTTGGGGTGCACTTCTTGGTGCTGCTAGAATCCACAAGAATGTTGAGATTGGCCAACGTGCTGCAGAGATGCTTTTGATTCTTGAGCCAGAGAAATCCGGTACCCATGTTCTTCTTGCTAACATATATGCATCAGTTGGCATGTGGAATAATGTAGCAAAGATGAGAAGACTCATGAAAGACTGTAACGTGAAGAAAGAACCCGGGGTTAGTTGGATTGAGGTTAAAGACAAGATATACACTTTCATAGCGGGAGACCGAAGCCATGTTTGGAGTGAAGAAATCTACGCAAAGCTTGATGAGCTAAGTGAGCGTTTGAGCAAAGCTGGGTACATCCCCAAGGTGGAGATTGATCTTCATGATGTGGAACGGGATGAAAAGGAAAAACTTCTATACCACCACAGTGAAAAACTTGCAGTAGCCTTCGGGTTGATTGCCACTCCGGCAGGAGCTCCAATTAGAGTTAAAAAGAATCTTAGAGTCTGCATGGATTGCCATACTGCATTCAAATTCATTAGTAAAATTGTGTCCAGGGAAATTATTTTGAGAGACATCAACAGATACCACCATTTTAAAGATGGTTCATGCTCTTGTGGGGATTATTGGTGA
- the LOC108475980 gene encoding heat shock 70 kDa protein 6, chloroplastic — protein sequence MASSTAQIHVLGGIGFASSRKPNHHSPRTVFFGQRLGKPSPLNAAFLRLAKTNGKRYNVGPVRVVNEKVVGIDLGTTNSAVAAMEGGKPTIVTNAEGQRTTPSVVAYTKTGDRLVGQIAKRQAVVNPENTFFSVKRFIGRKMSEVDEESKQVSYKVVRDDNGNVKLECPAIGKQFAAEEISAQVLRKLVDDASKFLNDKVTKAVVTVPAYFNDSQRTATKDAGRIAGLEVLRIINEPTAASLAYGFEKKNNETILVFDLGGGTFDVSVLEVGDGVFEVLSTSGDTHLGGDDFDKRIVDWLADSFKRDEGIDLLKDKQALQRLTETAEKAKMELSSLTQANISLPFITATADGPKHIETTITRVKFEELCSDLLDRLKTPVENSLRDAKLSFQDIDEVILVGGSTRIPAVQELVRKMTGKEPNVTVNPDEVVALGAAVQAGVLSGDVSDIVLLDVSPLSLGLETLGGVMTKIIPRNTTLPTSKSEVFSTAADGQTSVEINVLQGEREFVRDNKSLGSFRLDGIPPAPRGVPQIEVKFDIDANGILSVTAVDKGTGKKQDITITGASTLPNDEVDRMVKEAEKFSKEDKERRDAIDTKNQADSVVYQTEKQLKELGDKVPGPVKEKVEAKLQELKDAIAGDSTQGMKDAMAALNQEVMQLGQSLYNQPGAGGSSAGPAAGGETGPSDSSNKGPEGDVIDADFTDSK from the exons ATGGCTTCTTCCACTGCTCAAATCCACGTACTCGGTGGCATCGGTTTCGCTTCTTCTCGAAAACCCAACCACCATTCACCCAGAACCGTTTTCTTCGGTCAACGACTTGGTAAACCGTCGCCGTTAAACGCAGCCTTCTTACGGTTAGCGAAAACCAATGGAAAACGGTACAATGTTGGGCCGGTTAGAGTTGTGAACGAGAAAGTGGTCGGAATCGATCTCGGGACTACTAACTCGGCGGTTGCGGCTATGGAAGGAGGGAAACCCACGATTGTTACGAACGCGGAAGGGCAAAGAACGACGCCGTCAGTGGTGGCGTATACAAAGACTGGGGATAGGTTGGTTGGGCAGATTGCTAAACGACAAGCCGTCGTTAACCCTGAGAATACGTTCTTCTCTGTTAAGAGGTTTATTGGGAGGAAGATGTCAGAAGTGGACGAGGAATCTAAACAGGTTTCTTATAAGGTTGTAAGGGATGACAATGGTAATGTTAAGCTTGAGTGTCCTGCCATTGGTAAACAATTCGCCGCCGAGGAAATTTCAGCTCAG GTTTTAAgaaagcttgttgatgatgcttcAAAGTTTTTAAACGATAAAGTGACAAAAGCTGTTGTTACTGTCCCTGCTTACTTCAATGATTCCCAGCGGACAGCAACAAAGGATGCCGGTCGAATCGCTGGGTTAGAAGTTCTTCGGATTATCAATGAACCTACGGCTGCCTCTTTGGCATATGGGTTTGAGAAGAAGAACAATGAAACCATCCTTGTGTTTGATCTTGGAGGTGGTACTTTTGATGTTTCAG TGCTTGAAGTTGGTGATGGAGTGTTTGAGGTGCTTTCTACATCTGGGGACACACATTTGGGTGGTGATGACTTTGATAAG AGAATTGTTGACTGGCTTGCTGACAGCTTCAAGAGAGATGAAGGCATTGATCTTTTGAAAGACAAACAAGCTCTTCAGCGGTTAACCGAGACAGCTGAGAAAGCTAAAATGGAGTTATCATCTTTGACTCAGGCAAATATAAG TTTACCTTTCATTACTGCCACGGCAGATGGGCCTAAACACATTGAGACCACCATTACCAGGGTTAAGTTTGAGGAATTGTGCTCAGACCTTCTTGACAG GCTCAAGACACCAGTGGAGAATTCCCTTAGGGATGCAAAATTGTCCTTTCAAGACATAGATGAGGTTATTCTTGTTGGTGGATCAACACGTATCCCGGCTGTTCAGGAACTTGTGAGGAAGATGACCGGCAAGGAACCTAATGTGACTGTCAATCCAGATGAAGTTGTTGCCTTGGGTGCTGCAGTTCAG GCTGGTGTTTTATCTGGAGATGTCAGTGATATTGTGCTTTTGGATGTGTCCCCGTTGTCACTTGGTCTCGAAACTCTTGGTGGTGTCATGACCAAAATCATCCCAAGAAACACCACACTTCCCACCTCCAAATCGGAGGTGTTTTCAACAGCTGCTGATGGCCAGACAAGTGTTGAGATCAATGTTCTCCAAggtgaaagagaatttgttcgggACAACAAATCTCTTGGCAGCTTCCGACTCGATGGTATTCCACCAGCACCACGGGGTGTTCCCCAGATtgaagttaaatttgacattgaTGCCAATGGCATCCTTTCTGTAACTGCTGTCGATAAAGGAACCGGGAAGAAGCAGGACATCACTATTACTGGTGCCAGTACTTTGCCAAATGACGAG GTTGATAGAATGGTAAAGGAAGCTGAGAAGTTTTCAAAGGAGGATAAGGAGAGAAGGGATGCCATTGACACAAAGAACCAAGCTGATTCCGTTGTCTACCAGACTGAGAAGCAGCTGAAAGAGCTTGGAGACAAGGTTCCTGGTCCAGTCAAAGAGAAAGTTGAGGCAAAGTTACAAGAACTCAAGGATGCAATTGCAGGGGACTCAACACAAGGGATGAAGGATGCCATGGCTGCACTCAACCAAGAAGTTATGCAACTAGGCCAGTCACTTTACAACCAACCTGGTGCCGGAGGCAGCAGTGCAGGACCTGCAGCTGGTGGTGAAACCGGGCCTTCAGATTCATCAAACAAGGGTCCTGAAGGGGATGTAATTGATGCAGATTTCACTGACAGCAAGTGA